The following proteins are encoded in a genomic region of Hymenobacter siberiensis:
- a CDS encoding SGNH/GDSL hydrolase family protein, translating to MIKRTAPALALLGLAGCQPDIEAPSTSAGSADFSSYIAVGNSLTAGYSDGGLYREGQLSSYPSILASQFAKAGGGNFVQPLFTEAQSNGSGYLRLAGFTATGSPITANVTTNLAVRGGTAAAPLYTQFLDPVNNLGVPGIRMSDIQTVGYGSTLGNPYFERITPAAAAGQTYLQRVQATVASLKPTFFTEWLGNNDVLGYATAGGGANSITRTDTFTLKTNRILNVLVSGGAKGVVSTIPDVTGIPFFTTVGPSFRATLAAANVPSAAPFVYTTGILAPSATPGTNARVSTTLASIRDASGNGNLLLTLTASPYAGLYGRPTGKYWRDFYKQATGAYPTSSSDPVYNGFLRGMAVDTTQAFGQSTGNPFPSTLVLDGTEQTTVATATTAFNAALVAAANARNLAVFDAYAFFRTIAAGGYVVNAANNTTGYLSGYIFSLDGVHPTPRGYAIIANEMLKVINAKYGSSFQGVNANNYRGVVFPQ from the coding sequence ATGATTAAACGTACCGCGCCGGCACTCGCGCTGCTGGGCCTGGCCGGCTGCCAGCCCGATATTGAAGCGCCCTCGACCTCGGCCGGCTCGGCCGATTTTTCCAGCTACATCGCCGTAGGCAACTCGCTCACGGCCGGCTATTCCGACGGCGGCCTGTACCGCGAAGGCCAGCTGAGCTCGTACCCCAGCATCCTGGCCAGCCAGTTTGCCAAGGCCGGCGGCGGCAACTTTGTCCAGCCCCTCTTTACGGAGGCTCAGAGCAATGGCTCGGGGTACCTGCGGCTTGCCGGGTTTACGGCCACGGGCTCGCCCATCACGGCCAACGTGACCACCAACCTGGCCGTGCGCGGCGGCACGGCAGCAGCCCCGCTCTACACGCAGTTCCTCGACCCAGTGAACAACCTGGGCGTGCCCGGCATTCGCATGTCGGACATTCAGACCGTGGGGTACGGCAGCACGCTGGGCAACCCATATTTTGAGCGCATCACGCCCGCAGCCGCGGCCGGGCAAACCTACCTGCAGCGCGTGCAGGCTACGGTAGCGTCGCTGAAGCCGACCTTCTTCACCGAATGGCTGGGCAACAACGACGTGCTGGGCTACGCCACCGCCGGCGGTGGGGCCAACTCAATAACCCGTACTGATACCTTCACCCTCAAGACCAACCGGATTTTGAATGTATTGGTGTCTGGTGGGGCCAAAGGTGTGGTTTCGACCATTCCCGACGTAACTGGTATTCCGTTCTTCACCACCGTGGGCCCATCGTTCCGCGCCACGCTGGCGGCAGCCAACGTACCCAGCGCAGCACCGTTTGTGTACACTACTGGCATACTGGCCCCAAGCGCTACGCCGGGCACTAATGCCCGTGTAAGCACTACGCTTGCTAGCATTCGTGATGCCAGCGGCAACGGTAACCTGCTTCTAACCCTGACGGCCTCGCCCTACGCCGGTCTCTACGGTCGCCCCACTGGTAAATACTGGCGCGATTTCTACAAACAAGCAACTGGCGCGTATCCAACAAGCTCCTCCGACCCGGTCTACAATGGCTTTTTGAGAGGCATGGCTGTAGATACCACTCAGGCCTTCGGCCAGAGCACGGGCAACCCCTTCCCCAGCACGCTGGTGCTGGACGGCACCGAGCAGACGACTGTAGCAACAGCTACCACCGCATTCAACGCGGCCCTGGTAGCGGCAGCCAACGCGCGCAATCTGGCCGTATTCGATGCCTATGCCTTCTTCCGCACGATAGCGGCCGGTGGCTACGTGGTGAATGCCGCCAACAACACGACCGGCTACCTCTCGGGCTACATATTTAGCCTCGACGGCGTGCACCCTACGCCGCGCGGCTACGCCATTATCGCCAACGAAATGCTGAAGGTTATCAACGCCAAGTATGGCAGCTCCTTCCAGGGCGTGAACGCCAACAACTACCGCGGCGTCGTTTTCCCGCAGTAA
- a CDS encoding OmpP1/FadL family transporter — protein sequence MTVKKLLLAGGALLVSASAASASGFQVNLGGQKNIGMGGVGVGLSLDQAAMFYNPGALAMVRENGVQVGFNAALARVSFRSDNSTPQRNLEKQVVFPFNFYASFGPKDAKYKFGIAAYTPYGSTLKYASDWEGRYALTEITLQAIYVQPTASYAITPTLSVGAGLTILAYGSVNLQKDIPLPTGTGHITLDGKTKTQFGYNAGIFFKPSEKLSVGVSYRSKIDATVDNGSVTYSGLPAAGSASAALINRSFTATNFTATLPLPAVANIGVGVTPNEKLTIGLDASLTFWSAYRTLDFGFSGNNGNAGTATDANTGLVGGSSLSSSKRYYQDALAFRLGGQYKVDDKLTVRAGASYDFTAVKDGYVGPETPDADRVILTAGLSYQVTEHFGVDASFLFEDFLKRTQTQAQLLDNGTTDRLAGTYKTQVYVPGIGLHYKF from the coding sequence ATGACGGTTAAAAAACTACTCCTCGCGGGGGGCGCCCTGTTGGTCAGCGCGTCGGCGGCGTCGGCCAGCGGCTTTCAGGTAAACCTTGGCGGACAGAAAAATATCGGTATGGGTGGCGTAGGCGTGGGCTTGTCGCTCGACCAGGCCGCCATGTTCTACAACCCCGGTGCCCTGGCCATGGTGCGCGAAAACGGCGTGCAGGTGGGCTTCAATGCTGCCCTGGCCCGCGTGAGTTTCCGCAGCGACAACAGCACCCCGCAGCGCAATCTCGAGAAGCAGGTGGTGTTTCCGTTCAACTTCTACGCCAGCTTTGGCCCGAAGGACGCGAAGTACAAGTTTGGTATTGCCGCGTACACGCCCTACGGCAGCACGCTGAAATACGCCAGTGACTGGGAAGGCCGCTACGCCCTCACCGAAATCACGCTGCAAGCGATATATGTGCAGCCCACGGCTTCCTACGCCATCACGCCGACGCTGAGCGTGGGCGCGGGCCTCACCATTCTGGCCTACGGCTCGGTGAACCTGCAGAAGGATATTCCGCTGCCCACCGGCACGGGCCACATCACCCTCGACGGTAAAACCAAGACCCAGTTTGGCTACAACGCCGGCATTTTCTTTAAGCCGTCGGAGAAGTTGAGCGTGGGCGTGAGCTACCGCTCGAAAATTGACGCAACCGTAGACAATGGCAGCGTGACCTATTCGGGCCTGCCCGCGGCGGGCAGTGCCAGCGCGGCACTTATCAACCGCAGCTTCACGGCTACCAATTTCACGGCTACGCTGCCGCTGCCGGCCGTGGCCAACATCGGCGTTGGCGTGACGCCGAACGAGAAACTGACCATCGGTCTGGATGCCTCGCTCACGTTCTGGAGCGCTTACCGCACCCTGGACTTTGGCTTCAGCGGCAACAACGGCAACGCCGGCACGGCTACCGATGCTAACACCGGTCTGGTGGGTGGCAGCAGCCTCAGTTCCTCGAAGCGCTACTACCAGGACGCGCTGGCCTTCCGCCTGGGCGGCCAGTACAAAGTGGATGACAAGCTGACCGTACGGGCCGGCGCGAGCTACGACTTCACGGCCGTAAAAGACGGGTACGTGGGCCCCGAAACGCCCGATGCCGACCGCGTAATCCTGACGGCTGGCCTGAGCTACCAGGTAACCGAGCACTTCGGCGTGGATGCGTCCTTCCTGTTCGAGGACTTCCTCAAGCGTACCCAGACCCAGGCCCAGCTGCTCGACAACGGCACCACCGACCGCCTGGCCGGCACCTACAAAACCCAGGTTTACGTGCCCGGCATCGGCCTGCACTACAAGTTTTAA
- the lptB gene encoding LPS export ABC transporter ATP-binding protein, whose amino-acid sequence MILRADHLVKKYKARTVVNDMSVTVEQGEIVGLLGPNGAGKTTCFYMMVGMVKPNSGRIFLDNTEITTMPIYQRARLGVGYLAQEASVFRDLSVEENIMAVLEMTSMKKDARLAKVEEMLEEFSLTHVRKNLGKVLSGGERRRTEIARALAVDPKFVLLDEPFAGVDPIATEEIQGIVSKLKHRNIGVLITDHDVNSTLSIVDRAYLLFEGKLLKAGTAEELAGDETVRRVYLGKNFELKRNV is encoded by the coding sequence ATGATTCTTCGCGCCGACCACCTCGTTAAAAAATACAAAGCCCGCACCGTCGTCAACGACATGTCGGTGACCGTGGAGCAGGGCGAAATCGTGGGTCTGCTCGGGCCCAACGGGGCCGGCAAAACCACCTGCTTCTACATGATGGTGGGTATGGTGAAGCCTAATTCCGGCCGTATCTTTTTGGATAACACTGAGATAACGACTATGCCCATCTACCAGCGGGCGCGCCTCGGGGTGGGCTACCTGGCCCAGGAAGCCAGCGTGTTCCGCGACCTGAGCGTGGAGGAAAACATCATGGCCGTGCTCGAAATGACCAGCATGAAAAAAGACGCCCGCCTCGCCAAGGTGGAGGAAATGCTCGAAGAGTTCAGCCTGACCCATGTGCGCAAAAACCTGGGCAAAGTATTGAGCGGGGGCGAGCGGCGCCGTACCGAAATAGCCCGCGCCCTGGCCGTAGACCCCAAATTCGTGCTCCTCGACGAGCCCTTTGCCGGCGTCGACCCCATTGCCACCGAAGAAATCCAGGGCATCGTGTCCAAGCTCAAGCACCGCAACATCGGCGTGCTCATCACTGACCACGACGTGAACTCCACCCTCAGCATCGTGGACCGCGCCTACCTGCTCTTCGAGGGCAAGCTCCTTAAAGCCGGCACCGCTGAAGAGCTGGCCGGCGACGAAACCGTGCGCCGTGTGTACCTGGGCAAGAATTTCGAGCTGAAGCGGAATGTGTAG
- a CDS encoding GH3 auxin-responsive promoter family protein, with the protein MLDQLVAHAVQLSSLPRLARIRQQPHEVQARLLRGLLGRAQGTEWGRRYGFSEKMTPAEFARRVPANTYEQLYPELEKVLRGQPDVLWPGRPQWFAKSSGTTNARSKFIPVTAEALYHCHYRAGRDMLALSTHLYPRERLLAGKTLSLGGAHAPNPFRPHEPASRVGDVSAVIMAQLPGWAERLRTPPLKLALLEEWEEKIERIARHALRQDVRVLAGVPTWMVVLLRRVVALAGADNITQVWPQLRLFLHGAVAFGPYRELFRQLIPDARMRYLEIYNASEGYFALQDEPEGEDLLLLLDHGIYYEFLPADQWAAPDPRPVPLAEVELHRPYALVISTNAGLWRYVVGDTVRFTSLAPYRVRITGRTKHFLNAFGEEVVIETAEAAVAAASHATGLLVRDFTAAPVWFTADSATSRGGHEWVIEFADAPVVPDLARFGAVLDATLCALNSDYAAKRHRSLALAPPRVRAVPGGTFEAWLAHQGKLGGQHKVPRLLNSREVLEAVLRAASVAARQA; encoded by the coding sequence ATGCTCGACCAGCTCGTCGCCCACGCCGTTCAACTTAGCAGCCTGCCGCGGCTGGCCCGCATCCGGCAGCAGCCGCATGAGGTGCAGGCGCGGCTGCTGCGGGGGCTGTTGGGGCGGGCGCAGGGCACGGAATGGGGCCGGCGCTACGGCTTTAGCGAGAAAATGACGCCTGCCGAGTTTGCCCGCCGCGTGCCCGCCAACACCTATGAGCAGCTGTATCCGGAGCTGGAAAAGGTGCTGCGGGGCCAGCCCGATGTGCTGTGGCCCGGCCGCCCGCAGTGGTTTGCCAAGAGCAGCGGCACCACTAATGCCCGCAGCAAGTTTATCCCCGTCACGGCCGAGGCCCTCTATCACTGCCACTACCGCGCCGGGCGCGATATGCTGGCCCTGAGCACCCATCTCTACCCCCGCGAGCGGCTGCTGGCCGGCAAAACCCTGTCGTTGGGCGGGGCGCACGCGCCCAACCCGTTCCGGCCCCACGAGCCGGCCTCGCGGGTGGGCGACGTGTCGGCCGTCATCATGGCGCAGCTGCCGGGCTGGGCCGAGCGGCTGCGCACGCCGCCGCTCAAGCTGGCACTACTGGAGGAGTGGGAAGAGAAGATTGAGCGCATTGCCCGGCACGCCCTGCGGCAGGATGTGCGGGTGCTGGCCGGCGTGCCCACCTGGATGGTGGTGCTGCTACGCCGCGTGGTGGCCCTGGCCGGAGCCGACAACATTACCCAGGTGTGGCCGCAGCTACGGCTGTTTTTGCATGGCGCGGTGGCGTTTGGGCCGTACCGCGAGCTTTTTCGACAGCTTATTCCGGATGCGCGCATGCGCTACCTCGAAATCTACAACGCCTCGGAGGGCTACTTCGCCCTGCAGGACGAGCCTGAGGGCGAAGACCTGCTGCTGCTGCTCGACCACGGTATCTACTACGAGTTTCTGCCCGCCGACCAGTGGGCCGCGCCCGACCCACGCCCCGTGCCCCTGGCCGAAGTGGAGCTGCACCGGCCCTATGCCCTGGTCATCAGCACCAACGCCGGCCTGTGGCGCTACGTGGTGGGCGACACCGTGCGATTCACCTCGTTGGCCCCGTACCGGGTGCGTATTACTGGCCGTACCAAGCACTTTCTCAATGCCTTCGGCGAAGAAGTGGTGATTGAAACCGCCGAGGCCGCCGTAGCCGCCGCCAGCCACGCCACCGGTCTGCTGGTGCGCGATTTTACGGCCGCTCCGGTCTGGTTCACGGCCGACAGCGCCACCTCGCGGGGCGGGCACGAGTGGGTGATTGAGTTTGCCGACGCGCCCGTTGTGCCCGACCTGGCCCGGTTTGGGGCCGTGCTCGATGCCACCCTGTGCGCGCTCAATTCCGACTATGCCGCCAAGCGTCACCGTAGCTTGGCCCTGGCCCCGCCCAGGGTGCGGGCCGTGCCCGGCGGCACCTTCGAGGCGTGGCTGGCCCACCAGGGCAAGCTGGGTGGCCAGCACAAAGTGCCGCGCCTGCTCAACTCGCGCGAGGTGCTGGAGGCCGTGCTGCGCGCTGCCAGCGTAGCCGCACGACAGGCGTAG